The following proteins are co-located in the Chlorogloeopsis sp. ULAP01 genome:
- a CDS encoding DUF1622 domain-containing protein yields the protein MEWFKPLENNLDKVATLVQFCLETISVICVVVGLLKTIQIVIVLSRRRHNHPFPFNLLRLRFGIWLALALEFQLGADILATTIAPTLEELVKLALIAVIRTFLNYFLGKELEVESKLQKQRAELAVEQFVKE from the coding sequence ATGGAATGGTTTAAACCTCTGGAAAATAATTTGGACAAAGTTGCAACACTAGTTCAATTTTGTTTAGAAACTATCTCCGTAATTTGTGTGGTAGTGGGATTGCTAAAAACAATACAAATTGTGATCGTTCTGAGTCGCCGTCGCCACAATCATCCCTTCCCATTCAATCTCTTGAGACTACGCTTTGGCATCTGGTTAGCTCTGGCATTAGAATTCCAGCTTGGGGCTGATATCTTAGCCACTACAATTGCTCCAACCTTAGAAGAATTGGTTAAGTTGGCACTGATTGCTGTGATCCGAACTTTCCTTAACTACTTTTTAGGTAAAGAACTAGAAGTAGAATCTAAACTGCAAAAGCAAAGAGCAGAACTTGCTGTAGAGCAATTTGTTAAAGAATAA
- a CDS encoding MFS transporter: MPKRKEHFEHLPHAEAADRTIRLKQHRNLFALLSIAAGLIFLQGYMIAPLIPRLAEVFNVPVQEIGFIVPAYMLSYALMALFYGVLSDRFGRWSVIRISLFIFVICTALTATAQTASQMATWRLLTGVGASGVIPLTFALIGDLFPFDQRGSKLGLVFAAMEGGMAAGSAGGAILEPFVGWRSLFLGTAVLAALVLWRLHLYGALFDTPMVERLPSIREIFRGYSQILTSFRGQRTYAYVLWNGIYHSGVYTWLGLYLSQRYNMDALSIGLTILGYGIPGLLLSSLIGKAVDRWGRRWLIPSGLVMAALAGIVMIFEIPPYVTTIAVLVLSLGYDLTQPLFVGIVTDLGDGNNLGQTMGLKVFTLFTGFGFGSLIFGELLHFGFGVSLAIFGGIQLITGLVAIPLFWQEVPSRLRTEKL, translated from the coding sequence ATGCCAAAGCGCAAAGAACATTTTGAGCATCTACCTCATGCGGAAGCAGCCGATCGCACTATTCGCCTCAAGCAGCATAGAAACTTGTTTGCCTTACTTTCAATTGCTGCCGGTCTAATTTTTCTTCAGGGATACATGATCGCGCCCCTGATTCCGCGTTTGGCTGAAGTGTTTAATGTTCCGGTTCAGGAAATCGGATTTATTGTTCCAGCCTATATGTTATCTTACGCGCTGATGGCATTATTCTACGGTGTGCTGTCAGATCGATTTGGACGATGGTCTGTAATTCGCATCTCGCTCTTCATTTTTGTCATTTGCACCGCGTTAACTGCAACGGCTCAGACAGCTTCTCAAATGGCGACTTGGCGTCTTTTGACTGGAGTTGGAGCCAGTGGAGTCATTCCACTCACCTTTGCCTTGATTGGCGATTTGTTCCCGTTCGATCAGCGAGGCAGCAAGCTAGGATTAGTGTTTGCAGCAATGGAAGGGGGAATGGCGGCAGGTTCTGCGGGTGGTGCTATTCTGGAACCGTTTGTGGGTTGGCGATCGCTGTTTCTTGGTACGGCTGTTCTTGCTGCTTTGGTACTTTGGCGGCTGCATCTTTACGGTGCTCTATTTGATACACCCATGGTAGAAAGGCTACCGAGTATTCGTGAGATATTTAGGGGATACAGCCAGATACTAACCAGTTTTCGAGGACAAAGAACTTATGCCTATGTTTTGTGGAACGGCATCTACCACTCTGGCGTATATACATGGCTAGGGCTGTACTTGTCGCAACGTTACAACATGGATGCATTGAGTATTGGTTTGACTATTCTGGGCTATGGCATTCCTGGATTATTACTGAGTTCTCTGATTGGTAAAGCCGTGGATCGTTGGGGACGTCGTTGGCTAATTCCGTCAGGACTAGTGATGGCAGCCCTGGCTGGAATTGTTATGATTTTTGAGATTCCTCCTTATGTAACAACTATTGCAGTTCTCGTTTTGTCTTTGGGGTACGACCTTACCCAACCTTTATTTGTGGGTATTGTCACCGATTTGGGGGATGGCAATAATTTAGGTCAAACTATGGGACTCAAGGTGTTTACCCTGTTTACTGGATTTGGCTTTGGCAGCCTCATATTTGGAGAACTACTGCACTTTGGATTTGGAGTGTCTCTTGCGATTTTTGGCGGCATTCAGTTAATTACTGGTTTGGTCGCAATTCCACTATTTTGGCAGGAAGTTCCATCTAGATTACGTACAGAAAAACTTTAA